Sequence from the Amycolatopsis sp. NBC_00345 genome:
GGCCTCCTGACCGACGCCTCAGAAACGGTTCATGAGCTGGTCCCGGATCACCTCGTAGGAGGACGGGTCGATGCTGAAATCTCCGCGAAAGGAGTTGTCCATGGTCGCGATCAAGAAGATCACCACGCCGATCAGGGACGCGAATATCCCGGAGAACAGAACGTGGGAGGCGAGCTTGATCCCGGTGGGAGTGACGATGAGGAGCAGGTTGACCAGCGCGCCGAGGATGAGGGTCCACCACAATGCGCCGGGCAGGCTGGTGCTCACCGCGGTGAGGCGTTGCCGGTGGTACTCGACGAAACTGGAGAACTGGGTCAACGTCTCGTTGTGCAGCGCCACCTTGCCGGTCGACGGCGGATCGTAGGAGGACAGCAGGCCGTACATCGCGGTGATCCGGTCCACGCCACCGCCGGGTACCTCGCCGCGCTGCTGTTGCGGCCAGGCCTCGTTGACCACGTAATGCACGTAC
This genomic interval carries:
- a CDS encoding bestrophin-like domain, whose translation is MFLWIYDLPNWLLCVLLVAVSVGLCWAFLFMLRPVMIRWAREGGESSEERHNHMVDLVSAGAGLLYGLLLGLIAVATYTTYSDNQKIVDNEANALGGLYRDASSYPQPLRGQLQGDIKEYVHYVVNEAWPQQQRGEVPGGGVDRITAMYGLLSSYDPPSTGKVALHNETLTQFSSFVEYHRQRLTAVSTSLPGALWWTLILGALVNLLLIVTPTGIKLASHVLFSGIFASLIGVVIFLIATMDNSFRGDFSIDPSSYEVIRDQLMNRF